A genome region from Rhodanobacter thiooxydans includes the following:
- the pabC gene encoding aminodeoxychorismate lyase, translated as MTARMLVDGVASTQVSALDRGLAYGDGLFESIRFVGANAPLWSRHMQRLAEGCERLYIPAPDPAQLWREALEVSRGMAASVLRITITRGAGERGYGLPAAPRPTRVVAAFTPPPVAAEAYVQGVRMRVCDIRLAQQPLLAGLKHLNRLEQVLARAEWDDPAIAEGVLLDSHGRVISATMANLFAVIDGELLTPVLDRCGVAGVARAEVLAACPQVRVGELTLAALRGAGEVFLSSSVRGILPVRSLDDGSYAPGATTRRLQQHWRDLGFSMEQGG; from the coding sequence ATGACGGCGCGCATGCTGGTCGACGGCGTGGCATCGACACAGGTGTCGGCGCTGGATCGCGGCCTGGCCTATGGCGACGGCCTGTTCGAGAGCATCCGTTTCGTCGGCGCGAATGCGCCGCTGTGGTCGCGGCACATGCAGCGGCTGGCCGAAGGCTGCGAGCGACTGTATATCCCGGCGCCCGATCCGGCGCAGCTATGGCGCGAGGCGCTGGAGGTCAGCCGCGGCATGGCGGCATCGGTGCTGCGCATCACGATTACCCGCGGTGCCGGCGAGCGTGGCTACGGTCTGCCGGCGGCACCGCGACCGACCCGGGTGGTGGCTGCCTTCACGCCGCCGCCGGTCGCCGCCGAGGCTTATGTGCAAGGCGTGCGCATGCGCGTGTGCGACATCCGCCTGGCGCAGCAGCCGCTGCTGGCCGGCCTCAAGCACCTCAACCGGCTGGAGCAGGTGCTGGCGCGCGCCGAGTGGGACGACCCGGCAATTGCCGAGGGCGTGCTGCTCGATAGCCACGGGCGGGTGATTTCGGCGACCATGGCCAATCTGTTCGCGGTGATCGACGGCGAGTTGCTGACGCCGGTGCTGGATCGCTGCGGCGTGGCCGGGGTGGCCCGCGCCGAAGTGCTGGCGGCGTGCCCGCAGGTGCGGGTCGGCGAGCTGACGCTGGCAGCCTTGCGCGGCGCCGGCGAGGTGTTCCTGAGTTCGAGCGTGCGCGGCATCCTGCCGGTGCGTTCGCTGGATGATGGCAGCTATGCGCCGGGTGCAACGACGCGCCGCTTGCAGCAGCATTGGCGTGATCTGGGATTTTCGATGGAGCAGGGCGGATGA
- the mltG gene encoding endolytic transglycosylase MltG: protein MSDKPVRRRAWPRQLLLIALLLAAGALVYGWVDYARFGSAPLNVAAQGDSIDIGRGSSFKGIVGELRQRGFSTANPWYWRLLAEQMHVAGKLHAGEYALEPGVTPRQLLANMAAGRVLQRNFTIVDGWTFGELRQALARAEKLNHDSAALDDAAIMQRIGAGGEAPEGRFLPETYAYVKGDSDLDILRRAHTAMVKTLDELWAARAPDLPLTTPYEALILASIVEKETGIPVERAQIAGVFVRRLENHMLLQTDPSVIYGMGVNYAGNIRKSDLAADTPYNTYTRAGLPPTPIALPGKPALVAALHPADGDTLYFVASGDGGHVFSRTLEEHNRNVDCYQRKRCR from the coding sequence ATGAGCGACAAACCGGTGCGCAGGCGCGCATGGCCACGGCAACTGTTGCTGATCGCGCTGCTGCTGGCGGCCGGCGCGCTGGTCTATGGCTGGGTCGACTACGCCCGCTTCGGTTCCGCGCCGCTGAATGTGGCGGCGCAGGGCGACAGCATCGACATCGGCCGCGGCAGCAGCTTCAAGGGCATCGTGGGCGAATTGCGCCAGCGCGGATTCAGCACGGCCAACCCGTGGTACTGGCGGCTGCTGGCCGAGCAGATGCACGTGGCCGGCAAGCTGCATGCCGGCGAGTACGCGCTCGAGCCCGGCGTTACGCCACGCCAGCTGCTGGCGAACATGGCCGCTGGCCGGGTGCTGCAGCGCAATTTCACCATCGTCGACGGCTGGACCTTCGGCGAGTTGCGCCAGGCGCTGGCCCGGGCCGAGAAGCTGAACCACGACAGCGCCGCGCTGGACGATGCGGCGATCATGCAGAGGATCGGCGCCGGCGGCGAAGCGCCGGAAGGCCGCTTCCTGCCCGAGACCTACGCCTACGTGAAGGGCGACAGCGACCTGGACATCCTCCGCCGTGCGCATACGGCGATGGTGAAGACGCTCGACGAACTGTGGGCGGCGCGTGCGCCGGACCTGCCGCTGACCACGCCGTACGAGGCGCTGATCCTGGCCTCGATCGTGGAGAAGGAAACCGGCATTCCGGTGGAGCGCGCGCAGATCGCCGGCGTGTTCGTGCGACGGCTCGAAAACCACATGCTGCTGCAGACCGACCCCAGCGTGATCTACGGCATGGGCGTGAACTACGCCGGCAACATCCGCAAGAGCGACCTCGCCGCCGATACGCCGTACAACACCTATACGCGTGCCGGCCTGCCGCCGACGCCGATCGCGCTGCCGGGCAAGCCGGCGCTGGTGGCGGCGCTGCATCCGGCCGACGGCGACACGCTGTATTTCGTGGCCAGCGGCGACGGCGGGCACGTGTTCTCGCGCACGCTGGAGGAACACAATCGCAACGTCGACTGCTATCAGCGGAAGCGCTGCCGATGA
- the tmk gene encoding dTMP kinase, producing the protein MTSPRGRFISLEGGEGAGKSTLLAGLREYIERRGIALVQAREPGGTAVGEAVRAIVLDPAQRGLAAETELLLMFASRAQLVREVIEPALAAGQWVLCDRYTDASYAYQGGGRGQPAERIAELERWACAGVKPDLTLLLDLPVATGRARVAGRGHADRIETEADAFFERVRATYRERAAAEPERFRVIDASQSPAAVLQAATQALAALLGESQA; encoded by the coding sequence ATGACCAGCCCGCGCGGAAGATTCATCAGCCTCGAAGGCGGCGAGGGCGCCGGCAAGAGCACCTTGCTGGCCGGCCTGCGCGAGTACATCGAACGGCGCGGCATTGCGCTGGTGCAGGCGCGCGAACCCGGCGGCACCGCGGTGGGCGAGGCGGTACGTGCGATCGTACTTGATCCGGCCCAGCGAGGGCTGGCCGCCGAGACCGAACTGCTGCTGATGTTCGCCTCGCGCGCACAGCTGGTGCGCGAAGTGATCGAACCGGCCTTGGCGGCCGGACAATGGGTGCTGTGCGACCGCTACACCGACGCCAGCTACGCCTACCAGGGTGGCGGCCGCGGCCAGCCGGCGGAGCGCATCGCGGAACTGGAGCGCTGGGCCTGCGCCGGCGTGAAACCCGACCTGACCCTGCTGCTCGACCTGCCGGTGGCGACCGGCCGCGCCCGCGTCGCCGGTCGCGGCCACGCCGACCGCATCGAGACCGAGGCGGATGCCTTCTTCGAACGTGTGCGCGCGACTTATCGCGAACGCGCCGCGGCCGAACCGGAGCGTTTTCGGGTGATCGACGCCAGCCAGTCGCCCGCGGCCGTCCTGCAGGCCGCGACGCAGGCGCTGGCGGCATTGCTTGGAGAATCGCAGGCATGA
- the holB gene encoding DNA polymerase III subunit delta', which yields MNGLPWHAEHWARLQARRQRDALPHALLLCGAAGLGKRAFAQRFVQGLLCAEPVDGDACGHCRSCLLLAAGSHPDVVTLSFGLRKDGVQRSEIVVDQIRELSARLAMSSQFGGWQVALIDPADAMNAAAANALLKTLEEPAAQTMLILLADAPWRLPQTIRSRCQRIEFQLPASADALTWLQAEGVRDAPNALVAAGGNPGLARIWAAEGALERRQEVRKDLAALAAGRGQPTEVVKRWLDSEPAQRLWFAAQASADETKARSAQRAGPLASTLDVEALGHWYDAANRTREGLRGPLRADLLLLELLAQWR from the coding sequence ATGAACGGACTGCCCTGGCATGCCGAACACTGGGCGCGCCTGCAGGCGCGCCGCCAGCGCGACGCGCTGCCGCACGCCCTGCTGCTGTGCGGCGCCGCCGGCCTGGGCAAGCGCGCGTTCGCGCAGCGCTTCGTGCAGGGCCTGCTGTGTGCCGAGCCGGTGGACGGCGACGCCTGCGGGCATTGCCGCAGCTGCCTGCTGCTTGCCGCCGGTTCGCATCCGGACGTGGTCACGCTGAGCTTCGGTTTGCGCAAGGACGGCGTCCAGCGCAGCGAAATCGTGGTCGACCAGATCCGCGAACTGTCGGCACGGCTGGCCATGAGCAGCCAGTTCGGCGGCTGGCAGGTGGCGCTCATCGACCCGGCCGACGCGATGAACGCCGCGGCTGCCAATGCGCTGCTGAAGACGCTGGAGGAACCGGCCGCGCAGACCATGCTGATCCTGCTGGCCGATGCGCCGTGGCGGCTGCCGCAGACCATCCGCAGCCGCTGCCAGCGGATCGAATTCCAGCTGCCCGCCAGCGCCGACGCGCTGACCTGGCTGCAGGCCGAAGGTGTGCGCGATGCTCCGAACGCACTCGTCGCTGCCGGCGGCAATCCCGGCTTGGCCAGGATCTGGGCCGCGGAGGGTGCGCTGGAGCGCCGGCAGGAAGTGCGCAAGGACCTGGCCGCGCTGGCGGCCGGCCGCGGCCAGCCGACCGAGGTGGTCAAGCGCTGGCTGGACAGCGAGCCGGCGCAGCGGCTGTGGTTTGCCGCGCAGGCCAGTGCCGACGAGACCAAGGCGCGCTCGGCACAACGCGCGGGGCCGCTGGCCAGCACGCTGGACGTCGAGGCACTGGGCCACTGGTACGACGCGGCCAATCGCACCCGCGAGGGCTTGCGCGGCCCGCTGCGTGCCGACCTGCTGCTGCTGGAACTGCTGGCGCAGTGGCGATGA
- a CDS encoding PIG-L deacetylase family protein, whose translation MSGSGARSSPALAPASGVPVFSAQTRLLVVAPHPDDETIATGLLIQQVRAAGGEVRIVLLTEGDNNPWPQRWLERRVRIRAADRQRWGRRRHMEVLQALACLGVPAPALQSLGWADLGLTDTLLQSPGLSVSALAAAISQFGPSLVVAPALADRHPDHAAAHVLVRLALAEQAEPPLLLNYLVHGRGGDGEGFEVHGTAPQLACKRVALAEHRSQMALSGKRMLRLAGRPERQAGLSTPLGALPWRPPFWLRPWLRLSVVDQAGARSWRWREAPLWRDRAGGFHLSTPAAAKGLPCFVRLALTLRSPWIFDHWGWCELSAGAGSAPTPAA comes from the coding sequence ATGAGCGGCAGCGGCGCCCGCTCGTCGCCGGCGCTGGCGCCAGCGAGCGGGGTACCGGTATTTTCGGCGCAGACCCGCCTGCTGGTGGTGGCGCCGCACCCGGATGACGAGACCATCGCGACCGGGTTGCTGATCCAGCAAGTGCGTGCGGCCGGCGGCGAGGTGCGGATCGTGCTGCTGACCGAAGGCGACAACAACCCCTGGCCGCAACGCTGGCTGGAGCGGCGCGTGCGCATCCGCGCCGCCGACCGCCAGCGCTGGGGGCGCCGCCGCCATATGGAGGTATTGCAGGCACTGGCCTGCCTGGGCGTGCCGGCGCCGGCGCTGCAATCGCTGGGCTGGGCGGATCTTGGTCTCACCGATACGTTGCTGCAGTCGCCCGGTCTGTCGGTGTCGGCGCTGGCGGCGGCGATCAGCCAGTTCGGCCCCAGCCTGGTGGTGGCGCCGGCACTGGCCGACCGTCACCCCGATCACGCCGCGGCGCATGTGCTGGTGCGCCTGGCGCTGGCGGAACAGGCCGAGCCGCCGCTGTTGCTGAACTATCTCGTGCATGGTCGCGGCGGTGACGGCGAAGGCTTCGAGGTGCACGGCACGGCGCCGCAGTTGGCATGCAAGCGCGTCGCACTGGCCGAGCATCGCAGCCAGATGGCGTTGAGCGGTAAACGCATGCTGCGCCTGGCTGGCCGCCCCGAGCGCCAGGCCGGGCTGTCGACGCCGCTGGGCGCGTTGCCATGGCGACCACCGTTCTGGCTGCGGCCATGGCTGCGACTCAGCGTGGTGGACCAGGCGGGAGCGCGCAGCTGGCGTTGGCGTGAGGCGCCACTGTGGCGCGACCGGGCCGGCGGCTTCCATCTTTCGACGCCAGCGGCGGCGAAGGGTCTGCCGTGTTTCGTGCGCCTGGCATTGACCTTGCGCTCGCCCTGGATCTTCGACCACTGGGGCTGGTGCGAGCTGTCTGCCGGCGCCGGTTCGGCGCCCACGCCGGCGGCTTGA
- a CDS encoding PilZ domain-containing protein, whose protein sequence is MKVVAARQGIISLKIKDAASLYNAYMPFLKHGGLFAATAQSYSLGDEVVLLVTLAEETERLSVVGKVVWISPVGAQGNRTAGIGIHFNESGDAEAARSRIENILAGTLNSERPTHTM, encoded by the coding sequence ATGAAAGTCGTCGCAGCCCGCCAGGGCATCATCTCGCTGAAAATCAAGGATGCGGCCTCGCTGTACAACGCTTACATGCCGTTCCTCAAGCATGGCGGCCTGTTCGCGGCGACGGCGCAGTCGTATTCGCTGGGCGACGAGGTCGTGCTGCTGGTGACCCTGGCCGAGGAAACCGAGCGCCTGTCGGTGGTCGGCAAAGTGGTGTGGATCAGCCCGGTCGGCGCGCAGGGCAACCGCACCGCCGGCATCGGCATCCACTTCAACGAATCGGGCGATGCCGAGGCTGCCCGCAGCCGGATCGAGAACATCCTTGCCGGTACGCTCAACTCCGAGCGCCCCACCCACACCATGTGA
- a CDS encoding NADH-quinone oxidoreductase subunit A produces MLAEYWPVLLFIGVAVGLGVALLVIGLLAGPRRPEAEKLAPYECGFEAFEDARMRFDVRYYLLAILFIIFDLEIAFLFPWAVVFKQIGLVALIEMGLFLLLLVVGFAYVWKKGALEWE; encoded by the coding sequence GTGCTTGCCGAATACTGGCCTGTCCTGTTGTTCATCGGCGTTGCCGTCGGCCTTGGCGTGGCATTGCTGGTCATCGGCCTGCTGGCCGGTCCACGCCGCCCCGAGGCGGAAAAGCTTGCGCCTTACGAGTGCGGCTTCGAGGCATTCGAAGACGCCCGCATGCGCTTCGACGTGCGCTATTACCTGCTCGCCATCCTGTTCATCATCTTCGACCTGGAAATTGCCTTCCTGTTTCCGTGGGCGGTGGTGTTCAAGCAGATCGGCCTCGTCGCGTTGATCGAAATGGGCCTGTTCCTGCTGCTGCTGGTCGTCGGTTTCGCCTACGTGTGGAAGAAGGGAGCGCTCGAATGGGAGTGA
- a CDS encoding NuoB/complex I 20 kDa subunit family protein has protein sequence MGVIDSISRVMHNPEPLNLVDDILRPAGDNPVVQRGFATTSVDALMNWARTGSMWPVTFGLACCAVEMMHAGVARLDLDRYGVIFRPSPRQSDVMIVAGTLVNKMAPALRKVYDQMPEPKWVISMGSCANGGGYYHYSYSVVRGCDRIVPVDIYVPGCPPTAEALIHGILQLQKKIRRTNTIARS, from the coding sequence ATGGGAGTGATCGATTCCATCAGCCGGGTGATGCACAACCCGGAGCCGCTGAACCTGGTCGACGACATCCTGCGGCCGGCCGGTGACAATCCCGTCGTGCAACGCGGCTTCGCCACCACCAGCGTCGATGCGCTGATGAACTGGGCGCGCACCGGCTCGATGTGGCCGGTGACCTTCGGCCTGGCCTGCTGCGCGGTGGAGATGATGCACGCCGGCGTGGCGCGGCTCGACCTCGACCGTTACGGCGTGATATTCCGCCCCAGCCCGCGCCAGTCCGACGTGATGATCGTGGCCGGCACCCTGGTCAACAAGATGGCGCCGGCGCTGCGCAAGGTCTACGACCAGATGCCCGAGCCGAAGTGGGTCATCTCGATGGGCAGCTGCGCCAACGGCGGCGGCTATTACCACTATTCCTATTCCGTGGTGCGCGGCTGCGACCGCATCGTGCCGGTGGACATCTACGTGCCGGGCTGCCCGCCCACGGCCGAAGCGCTGATCCACGGCATCCTGCAGTTGCAGAAGAAGATCCGCCGCACCAACACCATCGCGCGCTCTTGA
- a CDS encoding NADH-quinone oxidoreductase subunit C has translation MTDTPKTSLAGQLTARFGDTLAISTVRNETVAELAADDLIAVATALRDEPAFRFSELIDLCGIDYLGYGQTEWDTRTVSSTGFSRGVKGQAQGRFDWAGRPRGERQPRRFAAVIQLLSIEHNRRLRLRVFCEDDSLPLVPSLTAVWPGVNWFEREVFDLYGIIFDGHPDLRRILTDYGFVGHPFRKDFPLIGNVEVRYDPEQKRVIYEPVSIEPRVLVPRTIRDDADLMQAKAEAADHWREN, from the coding sequence ATGACCGACACCCCAAAGACTTCGCTGGCTGGGCAGCTCACCGCGCGTTTCGGCGACACGCTGGCCATCAGCACCGTGCGCAACGAGACTGTCGCCGAGCTGGCCGCTGACGACCTAATTGCGGTAGCCACCGCGCTGCGCGACGAGCCGGCGTTCCGCTTCAGCGAACTGATCGACCTGTGTGGCATCGACTACCTCGGCTACGGCCAGACCGAGTGGGACACCAGGACCGTCTCCAGCACCGGTTTTTCGCGTGGCGTGAAAGGTCAGGCGCAGGGGCGTTTCGACTGGGCCGGCCGCCCGCGCGGTGAGCGTCAGCCGCGCCGCTTCGCGGCGGTAATCCAGCTGCTGTCGATCGAGCACAACCGCCGGCTGCGCCTGCGCGTGTTCTGCGAGGACGACAGCCTGCCGCTGGTGCCGTCGCTGACCGCGGTGTGGCCGGGCGTGAACTGGTTCGAGCGCGAGGTGTTCGACCTGTACGGCATCATCTTCGACGGCCATCCCGACCTGCGCCGTATCCTCACCGACTACGGTTTCGTCGGCCATCCGTTCCGCAAGGACTTCCCGCTGATCGGCAACGTCGAGGTGCGCTACGACCCCGAGCAGAAGCGGGTGATCTACGAGCCGGTGTCGATCGAGCCGCGCGTGCTGGTGCCGCGCACCATCCGCGACGATGCCGACCTGATGCAGGCCAAGGCCGAAGCCGCCGACCACTGGCGGGAGAACTGA
- a CDS encoding NADH-quinone oxidoreductase subunit D, which yields MQEIRNYTMNFGPQHPAAHGVLRLIMEMDGETIVRIDPHVGLLHRGTEKLAESKPFNQSIGYMDRLDYVSMMCNEHAYVRAIETLLGIEAPERAQYIRTMFDEITRILNHLMWIGSNALDLGAMAVMLYAFREREELMDVYEAVSGARMHATYYRPGGVYRDLPAQMSQYRESPWHKGADLKRINSWREGSMLDFLDAFTADFPSKVDEYEVLLTTNRIWKQRTVGIGVVSPELAQQWGMTGAMLRGSGVEWDLRKKQPYAKYAEMDFDIPVGVNGDCYDRYLVRVEEMRQSNRIIRQCVEWLRANPGPVMVKNFKVAPPSRVEMKQDMEALIHHFKLFTEGYCVPAGETYCAVEAPKGEFGCYLVSDGANKPFRVHLRAPGFAHLSSMDTVVHGHMLADVVAMIGTYDLVFGEVDR from the coding sequence ATGCAGGAAATCCGCAACTACACGATGAACTTCGGCCCGCAGCATCCGGCCGCGCATGGCGTGCTGCGCCTGATCATGGAGATGGACGGCGAAACCATCGTGCGCATCGATCCGCACGTGGGCCTGCTCCATCGCGGTACCGAGAAGCTGGCCGAGTCCAAGCCGTTCAACCAGTCGATCGGCTACATGGACCGGCTCGACTACGTGTCGATGATGTGCAACGAGCACGCCTACGTGCGCGCGATCGAAACCCTGCTGGGCATCGAGGCGCCGGAACGCGCGCAGTACATCCGCACCATGTTCGACGAGATCACCCGCATCCTGAACCACCTGATGTGGATCGGCTCGAATGCGCTCGACCTGGGCGCGATGGCGGTGATGCTGTACGCGTTCCGCGAGCGCGAGGAGCTGATGGACGTCTACGAGGCGGTGTCGGGTGCGCGCATGCACGCCACGTACTACCGCCCGGGCGGCGTCTACCGCGACCTGCCGGCGCAGATGTCGCAGTACCGCGAGTCGCCGTGGCACAAGGGCGCCGACCTCAAGCGCATCAACAGCTGGCGCGAAGGCTCGATGCTCGACTTCCTCGACGCATTCACCGCTGACTTCCCATCGAAGGTGGATGAATACGAGGTGCTGCTCACCACCAACCGTATCTGGAAGCAGCGCACCGTCGGCATCGGCGTGGTCAGCCCGGAACTGGCCCAGCAGTGGGGCATGACCGGCGCGATGCTGCGTGGCTCGGGCGTCGAGTGGGATCTGCGCAAGAAGCAGCCCTACGCGAAGTACGCCGAGATGGATTTCGACATCCCGGTCGGCGTCAACGGCGACTGCTACGACCGCTATCTGGTGCGCGTGGAAGAGATGCGCCAGTCCAACCGCATCATCCGGCAGTGCGTGGAGTGGCTGCGCGCCAACCCGGGTCCGGTGATGGTGAAGAACTTCAAGGTGGCGCCGCCGTCGCGGGTCGAGATGAAGCAGGACATGGAAGCGCTCATCCACCACTTCAAGCTGTTCACCGAAGGCTACTGCGTGCCGGCCGGGGAAACCTACTGCGCGGTCGAGGCGCCCAAGGGCGAGTTCGGCTGTTACCTGGTTTCCGACGGCGCCAACAAGCCGTTCCGCGTGCATCTGCGCGCCCCGGGCTTCGCCCACCTGTCATCCATGGACACCGTCGTGCACGGCCACATGCTCGCCGACGTGGTGGCCATGATCGGTACCTACGACCTCGTGTTCGGCGAAGTGGATCGATGA
- the nuoE gene encoding NADH-quinone oxidoreductase subunit NuoE translates to MKATGHYEQVRNVDPLVVLTEHTRQHIDHWVAKFPPDRKRSALIQALFGAQEQNKGFLTDELIAAVAKYLDLPAIWAYEVASFYSMLETKPVARNNVAICTNISCWLNGADDLVRHCEEKLGIKLGESTPDGRVYLKQEEECIAACVYAPAMTVNGHYHEHLTIEKLDAILDGLSIEGPAHAHDAEGKH, encoded by the coding sequence ATGAAAGCCACCGGACATTACGAGCAGGTCAGGAACGTCGATCCCCTCGTCGTACTCACCGAGCACACCCGCCAGCACATCGACCACTGGGTGGCCAAGTTTCCGCCCGACCGCAAGCGCTCGGCGCTGATCCAGGCGCTGTTCGGCGCGCAGGAGCAGAACAAGGGCTTCCTCACCGACGAGCTGATCGCCGCGGTGGCGAAGTACCTCGACCTGCCGGCGATCTGGGCGTACGAGGTGGCCAGCTTCTACTCGATGCTGGAGACCAAGCCGGTGGCCCGCAACAACGTGGCGATCTGCACCAACATCTCGTGTTGGCTCAACGGCGCCGATGACCTGGTGCGCCATTGCGAGGAGAAGCTGGGTATCAAGCTGGGCGAAAGCACGCCGGATGGTCGCGTCTACCTGAAGCAGGAAGAGGAATGCATCGCGGCCTGCGTCTACGCGCCGGCGATGACGGTGAACGGGCATTACCACGAGCACCTCACCATCGAGAAGCTCGATGCGATCCTCGATGGCCTGAGCATCGAAGGCCCCGCACACGCCCACGACGCCGAGGGGAAGCACTGA
- the nuoF gene encoding NADH-quinone oxidoreductase subunit NuoF, whose translation MAVGPAPQEHQVVYTTLHFDTPWSMESYEKVDGYKAWRKILAEKPDPASLVEEIKKSSLRGRGGAGFPTGLKWSFMPKGDMQKYILCNSDESEPGTAKDRDILRYNPHAVVEGLAIACYCTGSTVAYNYLRGEFHHEPFEHFEAALKEAYAAGLLGKNIGGSGINVDIYAALGAGAYICGEETALMESLEGKKGWPRFKPPFPANFGLYGKPTTINNTETYASVPAILRNGADWFLNLGKPNNGGPKIFSVSGHVNRPGNFEIRLGTPFADLLEMAGGVRNGHKLKAVIPGGTSMKVLPAEVMMACTMDYDSIQKAGSGLGSGAVIVMDETTCMVRACERISQFYHMESCGQCTPCREGTGWMHRVLTRIVAGKGVPDDLHRLKAVAGQIEGHTICAFGEAAAWPVQAFLHHYWHEFEYYVEHGRSMVDDKLGAAA comes from the coding sequence ATGGCCGTCGGACCCGCTCCGCAGGAACACCAGGTTGTCTACACCACGCTGCATTTCGACACGCCGTGGTCGATGGAAAGCTACGAGAAGGTCGATGGCTACAAGGCGTGGCGGAAGATCCTCGCCGAGAAGCCCGATCCGGCCTCGCTGGTCGAGGAGATCAAGAAATCCAGCCTGCGCGGTCGCGGCGGCGCGGGTTTCCCGACCGGCCTGAAGTGGTCCTTCATGCCGAAGGGCGACATGCAAAAATACATCCTGTGCAACTCGGACGAGTCCGAGCCGGGCACGGCCAAGGATCGCGACATCCTGCGCTACAACCCGCACGCGGTGGTCGAAGGTCTGGCCATCGCCTGCTATTGCACCGGTTCCACGGTGGCCTACAACTACCTGCGCGGTGAATTCCACCACGAGCCGTTCGAGCACTTCGAGGCGGCGCTGAAGGAGGCCTACGCGGCCGGCTTGCTGGGCAAGAACATCGGCGGCAGCGGCATCAACGTGGACATCTACGCCGCGCTGGGCGCCGGTGCCTACATCTGCGGCGAGGAAACCGCGCTGATGGAATCGCTGGAAGGCAAGAAGGGCTGGCCGCGCTTCAAGCCGCCGTTCCCGGCCAACTTCGGCCTGTACGGCAAGCCCACCACGATCAACAACACCGAGACCTACGCCTCGGTGCCGGCGATCCTGCGCAACGGCGCCGACTGGTTCCTCAACCTGGGCAAGCCGAACAACGGCGGCCCGAAGATCTTCTCGGTATCCGGCCACGTCAACCGCCCGGGCAATTTCGAGATCCGCCTGGGCACGCCGTTCGCGGACCTGCTGGAGATGGCCGGCGGCGTGCGCAACGGGCACAAGCTCAAGGCGGTGATCCCGGGCGGTACTTCGATGAAGGTGCTGCCGGCCGAGGTGATGATGGCCTGCACGATGGACTACGACTCGATCCAGAAGGCTGGTTCGGGCCTGGGCTCGGGTGCGGTGATCGTGATGGACGAGACCACCTGCATGGTGCGGGCCTGCGAGCGCATCAGCCAGTTCTACCACATGGAATCCTGCGGTCAGTGCACGCCGTGCCGCGAGGGCACTGGCTGGATGCATCGCGTGCTCACCCGCATCGTCGCCGGCAAGGGCGTGCCGGACGACCTGCATCGCCTGAAGGCGGTGGCCGGTCAGATCGAGGGTCACACCATCTGCGCGTTCGGCGAGGCGGCGGCATGGCCGGTGCAGGCCTTCCTGCACCACTACTGGCACGAATTCGAATACTACGTCGAGCACGGTCGCTCCATGGTCGACGACAAGCTTGGAGCCGCCGCATGA